The proteins below come from a single Chitinophaga pinensis DSM 2588 genomic window:
- a CDS encoding ABC transporter permease: MLNNYLRVGWRNLWRYKMYSSINIGGLALGLALGILLLVWVQDELSYDRFHEKGSNIYKASVTFTSGADVQSWNQMPAPLALHAVKRIAGVQQAVRMAPNWGTISKFTYNNKDIHDVKLAFVEPSFFTLFTFPIWKGSTNKPFTDNSSLVITRSAAKRYFGTEDAVGKVITGDKDQYVVSAVLEDFPIQSTIQYDFLMPYGILQQKFTKGDYWQSMDEDWGDFVFDTYFLLAPGTSVAKVSKELAMLRPDAKPDPNVRYNLQPLYDMHLYNPDLSEGTIKIVRIFLIIAVVILLIACVNYVNLSTARAMQRAAEVGVRKLIGATRRQLFMQFVGESVLVFMLSLVLAIALILLLIPFYNNLTGKQLSFSLQNFQMVLAIGAAMLLTLIVAGIYPAVLLSSFNPLKTLKGGLALSGGNISFRRVLVVVQFLIATVLIVSTIVVGQQLRYIKNKAIGYDKENVFMFNGGAMSAHMQTALQELSTAPGVIAAANANTRMTSIDNSTGDTEWDGKSNQESMIAHTISGDKNFMEMMKLQFTAGQNFTNSKADSSHYIINETAAKMMGMKDPVGKRFKLWRFDGTIVGVVKDFHYASMHEKIGPVVFYYREDNNIVYVKTKPGQAQQAITSAQQLYKRYNAGAPFNYAFIDQSLDNMYKLDRRTGKLFNYFAGIAIFISCLGLFGLATFATGQRVKEIGVRKVLGASVTNIVALLTSDFLKIILISIVLAIPAAWYIMNRWLDDYAYRISISWWVFAIAGLLAVAVALLTVSFQAIKAALRNPVRSLRTE; the protein is encoded by the coding sequence ATGCTTAACAACTATCTGAGAGTGGGCTGGCGCAATCTCTGGCGCTATAAAATGTACAGCAGTATCAATATTGGCGGTCTTGCGCTCGGATTGGCATTGGGCATTCTGTTACTTGTATGGGTACAGGATGAGTTAAGCTATGATAGGTTTCATGAAAAAGGTTCTAATATTTATAAGGCTTCGGTTACGTTCACTTCAGGCGCCGATGTGCAGAGTTGGAACCAAATGCCTGCGCCGCTTGCCCTGCATGCTGTAAAAAGGATCGCAGGTGTGCAGCAGGCTGTGCGTATGGCGCCGAACTGGGGGACGATCTCTAAATTCACTTATAACAATAAGGATATCCATGATGTCAAGCTGGCTTTTGTGGAACCTTCCTTCTTTACCCTATTTACATTCCCTATATGGAAAGGAAGTACGAATAAGCCTTTTACCGACAATTCATCGCTGGTCATAACGCGTAGTGCGGCTAAACGTTATTTCGGCACTGAAGACGCTGTTGGGAAGGTGATAACCGGTGATAAAGATCAATATGTTGTAAGTGCGGTATTGGAAGATTTCCCGATACAATCCACTATCCAATATGATTTCCTCATGCCTTATGGTATCCTGCAGCAAAAGTTCACGAAGGGGGATTACTGGCAATCGATGGATGAGGATTGGGGAGATTTCGTTTTCGATACTTACTTTTTGCTGGCCCCAGGGACATCTGTGGCGAAGGTTAGTAAAGAACTGGCAATGTTGCGTCCTGATGCGAAGCCGGATCCAAATGTACGTTACAATCTTCAGCCATTGTATGACATGCACCTGTATAATCCGGACCTGTCAGAAGGAACAATTAAGATTGTCAGAATATTCCTGATCATTGCGGTAGTGATACTATTGATCGCCTGTGTAAACTATGTAAATCTATCAACCGCCAGAGCTATGCAGCGTGCCGCTGAAGTGGGGGTACGTAAGCTCATCGGTGCCACCAGAAGACAACTGTTTATGCAATTTGTAGGAGAGTCGGTGCTGGTGTTTATGTTATCGCTTGTGCTGGCTATTGCACTCATTTTATTACTGATACCATTCTATAATAATCTCACAGGCAAACAGCTTTCTTTTAGTCTGCAAAACTTCCAGATGGTACTGGCTATTGGAGCTGCTATGCTGCTGACACTGATTGTTGCAGGCATCTATCCGGCTGTATTGCTGTCATCATTTAACCCCTTAAAGACATTAAAAGGCGGACTGGCCTTATCAGGTGGGAACATCAGTTTCCGCAGGGTACTGGTAGTCGTACAGTTTCTGATAGCCACGGTGCTTATTGTAAGTACAATCGTTGTAGGTCAGCAATTGCGCTATATAAAAAATAAGGCGATCGGCTATGACAAAGAGAATGTATTTATGTTCAATGGAGGCGCTATGTCTGCGCATATGCAGACTGCCTTACAGGAGTTAAGTACAGCGCCCGGCGTTATTGCAGCTGCGAATGCCAATACAAGGATGACATCTATTGATAACAGTACCGGTGACACAGAATGGGATGGTAAAAGTAATCAGGAGTCGATGATTGCGCATACCATCAGCGGGGACAAAAACTTTATGGAGATGATGAAGCTCCAGTTTACGGCCGGACAAAACTTTACCAATTCAAAAGCTGATTCCAGTCACTATATCATCAACGAAACCGCTGCAAAGATGATGGGTATGAAAGACCCTGTTGGCAAACGTTTCAAGCTCTGGCGATTTGACGGTACCATTGTCGGTGTAGTAAAAGATTTTCACTATGCATCTATGCATGAAAAGATAGGTCCTGTCGTATTCTATTACAGGGAGGATAACAATATTGTGTATGTGAAAACAAAACCTGGTCAGGCGCAACAGGCTATCACTTCAGCACAACAGTTATATAAAAGATATAATGCCGGCGCCCCTTTTAACTATGCGTTTATTGATCAGAGCCTGGATAACATGTATAAGCTGGACAGACGCACAGGAAAACTGTTTAATTACTTTGCCGGTATTGCGATCTTCATCAGCTGCCTGGGATTGTTTGGGCTCGCCACTTTTGCTACAGGACAACGTGTAAAAGAAATTGGTGTGAGAAAGGTATTGGGCGCTTCTGTTACCAATATCGTTGCACTGCTGACCAGCGACTTCCTGAAAATAATATTGATCTCTATCGTGTTGGCTATCCCTGCCGCCTGGTATATTATGAACAGGTGGCTGGATGACTATGCTTACCGCATCAGCATCAGCTGGTGGGTATTTGCCATCGCGGGTTTACTTGCTGTAGCTGTAGCCCTGCTGACTGTAAGTTTCCAGGCCATCAAAGCCGCATTAAGAAATCCTGTACGCTCATTAAGAACTGAATAG
- a CDS encoding ABC transporter permease produces MLKNYLKIAWRNIRKQKFYSFINILGLTIGMTCCFLIFIYVRFELSYDKFHEKKDQLYHLLTDVKTPTELIEADITSGPMGPALKADFPEVSAAVRVIFSNMVVTTDDAKYQEDKIAVVDSNFLDIFTFPLISGTKETALAEPFSVVLTESKAKKYFGTVNAVGRSVQINGRKNTLKVTGVMKDVPENSQMPFDMLFPVSTYKALGVDLENSWGNFGAITYLLLENGVDPAKFEKKLPAFMERHIGEKMKKNQMYYTLHLEPFKDVYIHSKRKGTTLVYGSITNVYIFSFVALFIMLIAVINFVNLATARATERAREVGVRKAVGAYEVQLTFQFLCETLLLSLVAFFLSAILCQLLLPAFNMLAGKEIAVNIFKTGIVGLFLLIAILIGLLAGIYPALVLSSYEPVVVLKGAFSSSNRGLLLRRGLVVFQFVITIVLIAGVIIIYNQLLYMQSHDPGFKKDQQLVVEFNGVDNIKQHWKEIKQQVAGVPGVLGTSFSSSVPGKFNNSAYSVMELKNGDMQASNINLYFVDYDFIRQYNIKVVAGRAFSEEMGTDSTEAMVVNEATVASLGYSKPEEIIGKKFSQWGREGKVIGVIKNFNYRSLREEIAPLTIRIGPDAYTPMTITATGASLKTVLANVENIYNRYAPDGRFEYYFLDEAFDKQYRAEYRFGRLVLTFTVLAIFLATLGLLGLISYIVIQRTKEIGIRKVLGASVSSILFLLSSDFLKLVVIALLVATPLAWYLMYQWLKDFAYRVDIQWWVFVLSGGIAVILALITVYVQTVKTALTSPVKSLRTE; encoded by the coding sequence ATGTTAAAGAATTATCTCAAGATCGCCTGGAGGAATATCAGAAAGCAAAAGTTTTATTCCTTCATCAATATACTGGGCCTGACAATAGGTATGACCTGTTGCTTCCTGATCTTTATCTATGTACGGTTCGAACTGAGTTATGATAAGTTTCATGAAAAGAAGGATCAGCTTTATCACTTGTTAACAGATGTAAAAACACCTACAGAGCTCATTGAGGCAGATATTACCTCTGGTCCTATGGGCCCAGCTTTAAAAGCCGACTTTCCTGAGGTCAGCGCAGCTGTTCGTGTTATTTTCTCAAATATGGTGGTAACTACGGATGATGCTAAATACCAGGAAGATAAGATTGCTGTTGTTGATTCAAACTTCCTTGACATATTTACATTTCCACTGATAAGCGGAACAAAGGAAACCGCTTTGGCAGAGCCTTTTTCTGTGGTGCTGACTGAGAGTAAAGCAAAAAAGTACTTCGGTACTGTAAATGCTGTGGGAAGGTCTGTTCAGATCAATGGCAGGAAGAATACCCTTAAAGTTACGGGCGTCATGAAGGATGTACCGGAGAATTCACAAATGCCATTTGATATGTTGTTTCCGGTGTCTACCTATAAGGCATTGGGCGTAGATCTTGAAAACTCCTGGGGGAACTTTGGCGCTATCACTTACTTACTTCTGGAAAACGGAGTAGATCCGGCAAAATTTGAAAAGAAGCTTCCAGCCTTTATGGAGCGTCATATAGGCGAAAAGATGAAGAAGAACCAGATGTACTACACATTACATCTGGAACCCTTCAAAGATGTATATATCCATTCAAAAAGAAAGGGAACAACACTTGTATACGGCAGCATAACCAATGTATATATATTCTCTTTTGTAGCATTGTTTATTATGTTGATTGCTGTGATCAACTTTGTCAATCTTGCAACAGCAAGGGCGACAGAGAGAGCAAGAGAGGTAGGGGTACGTAAAGCAGTCGGCGCCTATGAAGTGCAACTTACCTTCCAGTTTCTCTGTGAAACACTGTTATTGAGCCTGGTCGCATTTTTCCTGTCAGCCATATTATGCCAGCTATTGCTGCCTGCATTTAACATGCTTGCCGGAAAGGAAATTGCCGTCAATATATTTAAAACAGGTATAGTAGGCTTGTTTCTGCTGATCGCGATACTGATTGGCTTGCTTGCAGGTATCTATCCAGCCCTTGTCTTGTCTTCCTATGAGCCGGTCGTCGTGTTGAAAGGCGCTTTTAGTAGCAGTAATAGAGGCTTGCTGCTCAGAAGGGGGTTGGTCGTATTTCAATTTGTGATCACTATTGTGTTGATTGCGGGTGTGATTATTATTTATAATCAATTGCTGTATATGCAGTCCCATGATCCAGGCTTTAAGAAAGATCAGCAACTGGTAGTAGAGTTTAATGGAGTAGATAACATTAAACAGCATTGGAAGGAAATAAAACAACAAGTGGCCGGCGTACCTGGTGTACTTGGTACCTCCTTTTCATCTTCTGTGCCCGGTAAATTTAATAATTCCGCTTACAGTGTGATGGAGTTGAAGAATGGGGATATGCAGGCAAGTAATATCAATCTCTATTTTGTCGATTACGATTTTATCAGGCAGTATAATATTAAAGTAGTGGCCGGACGTGCCTTCTCTGAAGAGATGGGGACTGACAGTACGGAGGCAATGGTTGTGAATGAAGCTACGGTAGCTTCCCTCGGATATAGTAAGCCTGAGGAAATCATTGGTAAAAAGTTTTCTCAGTGGGGACGGGAAGGAAAGGTAATAGGTGTTATTAAAAATTTTAATTACCGCTCATTACGTGAGGAAATCGCTCCGTTAACCATACGTATAGGTCCTGATGCATATACGCCAATGACTATTACTGCTACAGGCGCCAGCTTAAAGACCGTATTGGCAAATGTTGAAAATATTTACAATCGATATGCGCCTGATGGAAGGTTTGAATATTATTTCCTGGATGAGGCATTTGACAAACAGTATCGTGCTGAGTACCGTTTTGGTCGCCTGGTGCTGACATTTACAGTATTGGCTATTTTTCTTGCCACTTTAGGTTTGTTGGGCCTTATCTCCTATATCGTGATCCAGCGTACCAAAGAGATTGGGATCCGTAAGGTATTGGGTGCTTCTGTGAGCAGCATTTTATTCCTGCTGTCCAGCGACTTCCTGAAGCTTGTGGTAATCGCTCTGCTGGTAGCCACGCCATTGGCCTGGTACCTGATGTACCAGTGGCTGAAAGATTTTGCATACCGTGTCGATATTCAATGGTGGGTATTTGTGTTGTCCGGCGGTATTGCAGTCATCCTTGCATTGATCACCGTTTATGTGCAGACTGTAAAGACAGCGCTGACAAGTCCGGTGAAATCATTGCGTACTGAATAA